In Anabaena sphaerica FACHB-251, a genomic segment contains:
- a CDS encoding sensor histidine kinase, producing MLAMHNRIKNADELNLKLESTLEELPVWTVQIELDHPGNELSELFDQEPLLPGIILTRNHQCVGMISRRLFFEQMSRPYGLGLFAGRPIEYLYNFLLPEISILSEDTPIVDATQMALGRSPKLVYEPIVITDESCQYGLLDFHQLLLAYSQIHVLTLSRLQKEQERVRIARADFRDLQHNYTRLLQNEKMIALGQLVAGIAHEINNPMNFIYGNLSYATEYVKDLIYLLESCQQEPSYSHVVEQAKIKGIEIDFIMEDLPKLLSSMKVGATRINEIILSLRNFSRLDQAELKFVDIHEGIENTLTILQHNLKAKPDLPEIQVIKEYGNLPLVECYAGQLNQVFMNIIANAIDAVSESYKLSTDGGHITPKNQKNMLIRIRSEVTQENQIMICIADNGPGIPENIQKRLFDPFFTTKPVGKGTGLGLSISHQIIVEKHGGQIFCVSHLGQGSEFIIKIPIFSDNRDCV from the coding sequence ATGCTGGCAATGCATAATAGGATTAAAAATGCTGATGAGTTGAATCTAAAATTAGAGTCAACCTTGGAGGAACTACCAGTTTGGACAGTTCAAATCGAGCTAGATCATCCAGGAAATGAATTATCTGAACTTTTTGATCAAGAACCTTTGCTGCCAGGAATTATATTGACTAGAAATCACCAGTGTGTAGGGATGATTTCAAGAAGGTTATTTTTTGAACAAATGAGTCGTCCTTATGGTTTAGGACTGTTTGCAGGTCGGCCTATCGAATATCTATACAATTTTCTTCTACCAGAGATATCTATCTTATCTGAGGATACACCAATTGTAGACGCGACTCAGATGGCATTAGGGCGATCGCCTAAACTTGTCTATGAACCAATTGTCATTACAGATGAATCTTGTCAGTATGGATTACTTGATTTTCATCAGTTGCTTTTAGCCTACTCTCAAATCCACGTCTTAACACTTTCTCGACTACAAAAAGAACAAGAACGCGTTCGCATAGCACGAGCAGATTTTCGTGACCTTCAGCACAACTATACTAGATTACTACAAAATGAAAAAATGATTGCTCTGGGACAACTGGTAGCGGGTATTGCTCACGAAATCAATAATCCCATGAATTTTATTTATGGCAATCTCAGCTATGCAACTGAATATGTAAAAGACTTAATATACTTGCTGGAATCTTGTCAACAAGAGCCATCTTATTCTCATGTAGTAGAACAAGCAAAAATCAAGGGAATTGAAATTGATTTTATTATGGAAGATTTACCAAAACTATTATCTTCCATGAAAGTTGGTGCTACCAGAATTAATGAAATTATTTTATCTTTACGCAACTTTTCCCGACTAGATCAAGCAGAATTAAAGTTTGTTGATATTCACGAAGGAATAGAAAATACATTGACAATTCTTCAACACAATTTAAAAGCTAAACCTGATCTTCCAGAAATTCAGGTAATTAAAGAATATGGAAATCTGCCCTTAGTAGAGTGCTATGCTGGGCAACTTAATCAGGTGTTTATGAATATCATAGCCAATGCCATTGATGCTGTTTCTGAAAGTTATAAATTATCAACTGATGGTGGTCATATCACCCCAAAGAATCAAAAAAATATGCTCATTCGTATTCGCAGCGAAGTAACTCAAGAAAATCAAATCATGATTTGCATTGCTGATAATGGACCTGGAATACCGGAAAATATACAAAAACGTCTATTTGATCCTTTTTTTACGACCAAACCTGTGGGAAAAGGAACAGGATTAGGATTATCAATCTCCCATCAAATTATCGTAGAAAAACATGGGGGTCAAATTTTCTGTGTATCTCATCTGGGACAAGGTTCTGAATTTATCATCAAAATTCCCATATTCTCGGATAATAGAGATTGTGTATGA
- a CDS encoding uroporphyrinogen-III synthase — protein sequence MLTNSSEINLLLPSSELPLYAKRILVTAPRNYACRLSEEIIKQGGLPVLMPTIETCFLSDYTHLDITLHNLDRFNWIIFTSRNGINAFFQRLHDLNIPLSVLQNCKLCALGKDSESLLSICGRVDLIPPEPSPAGIVAELSKIPNIHEQTVLVPAPEVVGLPEPNVIPSLINDLNKLGMQVTRLSTYITQYVNKDIYEVELNLIRQGMIDIIAFTSTAEIESFLRILDSKSDYENTIIACFGPYTAANAENLGFYVSIISKDYSSFAGFTAAMADFFT from the coding sequence ATGCTAACTAATTCTAGTGAAATTAACCTCCTGTTACCATCTAGTGAATTACCACTATATGCCAAAAGAATTTTAGTAACAGCCCCCAGAAATTATGCTTGTCGTTTGTCTGAAGAAATTATCAAACAAGGCGGACTTCCCGTTCTCATGCCTACTATCGAAACCTGCTTTTTATCAGACTATACTCATTTAGATATTACTTTACATAATCTTGATAGATTTAATTGGATAATCTTTACTAGTAGAAACGGAATCAATGCTTTTTTTCAGCGTCTACATGATTTAAATATTCCCCTTTCTGTGTTACAGAATTGCAAATTATGTGCTTTAGGTAAAGACTCTGAAAGTTTATTATCTATTTGTGGACGAGTTGATTTAATACCCCCAGAACCTAGTCCAGCAGGAATTGTCGCAGAATTATCTAAAATTCCCAATATTCATGAGCAAACGGTGCTAGTACCTGCTCCTGAAGTTGTGGGTTTACCTGAACCAAATGTTATACCTAGTTTGATTAATGATTTAAATAAATTGGGTATGCAAGTTACTCGCTTATCTACTTATATTACACAATATGTAAACAAAGATATTTACGAAGTTGAATTAAATTTAATTCGTCAGGGAATGATAGATATTATTGCTTTTACTAGCACAGCAGAAATAGAAAGTTTTTTGAGAATATTGGATTCAAAAAGTGATTATGAAAACACTATAATTGCCTGTTTTGGACCCTATACAGCCGCAAATGCTGAAAATTTAGGGTTCTATGTTTCTATTATTTCAAAGGATTACAGTTCATTTGCCGGGTTTACCGCAGCAATGGCAGATTTTTTTACCTAG
- a CDS encoding DMT family transporter, with product MLISWLYLMIAILFEVSGTTCMKLSEEFTKIVPSILIFVFYGLCLTFLTLSLRKLEVSIVYAVWSGFGTILITSIGIVWFRESFTLVKVMSIFLIIVGVIGLNLGEYLRNTNN from the coding sequence ATGTTAATAAGTTGGCTTTACCTAATGATAGCAATTCTGTTTGAAGTTTCTGGCACAACTTGCATGAAACTTTCTGAAGAATTCACTAAAATAGTTCCTTCAATTTTAATCTTTGTATTCTATGGGCTTTGTTTAACTTTTTTGACCCTTTCTCTCAGAAAACTGGAAGTTAGTATCGTTTATGCTGTTTGGTCTGGTTTTGGTACTATCTTAATTACTAGTATTGGTATTGTCTGGTTTCGTGAGTCTTTCACACTCGTAAAAGTTATGTCCATATTTTTAATAATTGTTGGGGTAATTGGTTTAAATTTAGGTGAATACTTGCGAAATACCAATAATTAA